ACCATTTGATTTTTTATTCTGTTATGGGTAAAGAATTGATTTAAGTATTTTGCTGAAAATTGTTAGATGAATAAGATTGCAACAGCCATTAAAAATACTTACATCAATTCTTTTGGCGATGATTCAATTATAGCCGCAGCTCCCGGGAGAATAAATATAATTGGTGAACACACTGATTACAATAACGGCTTTGTATTGCCTGCAGCTATTGATAAAGCTGCTTATGTTGCTATCGGTAAAAGAGATGATAATGCGATTGTCTTAATTTCAAAAGATCTGGGTGATACATTAGAAACAACACTTTATGATCTAATGCCTATTGCCAATAGCTGGACGAATTATGTTACAGGCGTTGTTGATCAATTTTTAAAACGAGGGTATTCAATCAGTGGTTTTAATTTAGTGTTAAGTTCTGATGTTCCGATGGGAGCGGGGCTGTCTTCTTCTGCAGCAGTGGAATGTGCTGTGGCATTTGCATTAAGCGAATTATTTCAGTTAGATATTTCTTCAATCGAATTAGTGAATATAGCACAAAAAGCAGAACATGAATTTGCCGGCGTACTGTGCGGCATCATGGATCAATTCGCAAGTGTTTTCGGAAAAAGAGGCCATGCAATAAAATTGGATTGTCAGACATTAAAGTATGAATATATCCCGCTGACATTAAATGCTGTAAGCATCTTATTATTCAATACAAACGTAAAGCATTCATTAGCATCAGGTGAATACAATGTAAGAAGAGAACAATGTAATGAAGGTGTTGATTTAATTAAAAAATATCATCCCGAAATAAATTCATTAAGAGACGTTACGCTTGAAATGCTGGAACAGCATGTAAAGCCAAAAAACGAATTAATATTTCGTCGATGTAAATACGTATTAGATGAAAACAAACGATTGGCAGATGTTTGTGAAGCCCTGGAAAAAAATGATATTAAAACGGTTGGACAAAAACTATTTGCATCGCACGAAGGCTTAAGTAAAGAGTATGAAGTAAGTTGTAAAGAGTTGGATTTCTTGATCGACTATGTCAAACAAAAAACTTATGTATTTGGTGCAAGAATGATGGGCGG
The Ferruginibacter albus DNA segment above includes these coding regions:
- the galK gene encoding galactokinase; amino-acid sequence: MNKIATAIKNTYINSFGDDSIIAAAPGRINIIGEHTDYNNGFVLPAAIDKAAYVAIGKRDDNAIVLISKDLGDTLETTLYDLMPIANSWTNYVTGVVDQFLKRGYSISGFNLVLSSDVPMGAGLSSSAAVECAVAFALSELFQLDISSIELVNIAQKAEHEFAGVLCGIMDQFASVFGKRGHAIKLDCQTLKYEYIPLTLNAVSILLFNTNVKHSLASGEYNVRREQCNEGVDLIKKYHPEINSLRDVTLEMLEQHVKPKNELIFRRCKYVLDENKRLADVCEALEKNDIKTVGQKLFASHEGLSKEYEVSCKELDFLIDYVKQKTYVFGARMMGGGFGGCTINLIQATEADSLIKEISEAYKIAMNKELSIYTASIGGGARLI